In one Streptomyces venezuelae genomic region, the following are encoded:
- a CDS encoding trypco2 family protein, with translation MADDAWVGLAEAIGAVRAELRRAAEEGRGQDLQFRTGPVELEFTVDVRKDAEARAKVLVLPFGAEAKASRSKGTVNRLKVTLQPVDPSTGEDARVGDDVDERPR, from the coding sequence ATGGCGGATGACGCTTGGGTGGGGTTGGCCGAGGCGATCGGGGCGGTGCGCGCGGAGCTGCGGCGGGCAGCCGAGGAAGGCCGGGGTCAGGACCTCCAATTCCGCACGGGACCCGTCGAGTTGGAGTTCACGGTCGACGTCCGCAAGGACGCCGAGGCACGGGCGAAGGTCCTCGTCCTCCCCTTCGGCGCGGAGGCGAAGGCGTCCCGCTCCAAGGGCACGGTGAACCGGCTCAAGGTGACGTTGCAGCCGGTGGACCCGTCGACGGGTGAGGACGCGCGGGTGGGCGACGACGTGGACGAGCGCCCTCGGTAG
- a CDS encoding DUF5063 domain-containing protein has product MSDATLNTVTDNPDDFAVQISDQIESFIVSVREVAKGDEPDSAVPFLLLEVSQLLLAGGRLGAHEDIVPEERYEPDLGPEQDVDDLRERLASLLDPIDVYSEVFDPYEPRKAPVPCRISDDLADVVADLSHGLAHYRAGRTTEALWWWQFSYFSNWGSTASGALRALQSLVAHVRLNQPLDDLDGLDTDEDLGADGLEEEAGKVMAEEIAGPLGLRTIK; this is encoded by the coding sequence ATGTCTGACGCCACGCTGAACACCGTGACCGACAACCCGGACGACTTCGCGGTCCAGATCTCCGACCAGATCGAGAGCTTCATCGTCTCGGTCAGGGAGGTCGCGAAGGGCGACGAGCCCGACTCGGCGGTCCCCTTCCTCCTCCTGGAGGTCTCCCAGCTCCTCCTGGCCGGCGGCCGCCTCGGCGCGCACGAGGACATCGTCCCCGAGGAGCGCTACGAGCCGGACCTGGGCCCGGAACAGGACGTCGACGACCTCCGCGAACGCCTGGCCTCCCTCCTGGACCCGATCGACGTCTACTCAGAGGTCTTCGACCCCTACGAGCCCCGCAAGGCCCCCGTCCCCTGCCGCATCTCGGACGACCTCGCGGACGTGGTGGCCGACCTCTCCCACGGCCTGGCCCACTACCGCGCGGGCCGCACGACCGAGGCCCTCTGGTGGTGGCAGTTCTCCTACTTCTCCAACTGGGGCTCCACAGCCTCCGGCGCCCTCCGAGCCCTCCAGTCCCTGGTCGCCCACGTCCGCCTGAACCAGCCCCTGGACGACCTGGACGGCCTGGACACGGACGAGGACCTGGGCGCGGACGGCCTGGAGGAGGAGGCGGGCAAGGTCATGGCGGAGGAGATCGCGGGACCGCTGGGCCTGCGCACGATCAAGTAG
- the recR gene encoding recombination mediator RecR: MYEGVVQDLIDELGRLPGVGPKSAQRIAFHILQAEPTDVRRLAHALLEVKDKVRFCATCGNVAQEELCNICRDPRRDPSVICVVEEPKDVVAIERTREFRGKYHVLGGAISPIEGVGPDDLRIRELLARLADGTVTELILATDPNLEGEATATYLARMIKPMGLKVTRLASGLPVGGDLEYADEVTLGRAFEGRRLLDV; this comes from the coding sequence GTGTACGAAGGCGTGGTTCAGGACCTCATCGACGAGCTGGGCAGGCTGCCCGGCGTCGGTCCCAAGAGCGCGCAGCGGATCGCCTTCCACATCCTCCAGGCGGAGCCGACGGACGTACGGCGCCTCGCGCACGCACTCCTGGAGGTGAAGGACAAGGTCCGCTTCTGCGCGACCTGCGGGAACGTGGCGCAAGAGGAACTCTGCAACATCTGCCGGGACCCGCGCCGGGACCCCTCCGTCATCTGCGTCGTGGAGGAACCGAAGGACGTCGTCGCGATCGAGCGGACCCGCGAGTTCCGGGGCAAGTACCACGTCCTGGGCGGCGCGATCAGCCCGATCGAGGGCGTGGGCCCGGACGACCTGCGCATAAGGGAACTCCTCGCGCGCCTGGCCGACGGCACGGTCACGGAGCTGATCCTCGCCACGGACCCGAACCTGGAGGGCGAGGCGACGGCGACGTACCTCGCGCGCATGATCAAGCCCATGGGCCTGAAGGTCACCCGCCTGGCCAGCGGACTCCCTGTCGGGGGAGATCTGGAATACGCGGACGAGGTCACCCTGGGCCGCGCCTTCGAGGGGAGACGACTCCTAGATGTCTGA
- a CDS encoding YbaB/EbfC family nucleoid-associated protein yields the protein MIPGGGQPNMQQLLQQAQKMQQDLAAAQEELARTEVEGQAGGGLVKATVNGSGELRGLVIDPKAVDPEDTETLADLVVAAVQAANENAQALQQEKLGPLAQGLGGGGGIPGLPF from the coding sequence GTGATCCCCGGTGGTGGCCAGCCCAACATGCAGCAGCTGCTTCAGCAGGCCCAGAAGATGCAGCAGGACCTCGCGGCGGCGCAGGAGGAACTGGCGCGCACGGAGGTCGAGGGCCAGGCGGGCGGCGGCCTCGTCAAGGCGACGGTCAACGGCTCCGGCGAGCTGCGCGGCCTGGTGATCGACCCGAAGGCGGTCGACCCCGAGGACACGGAGACGCTGGCGGACCTGGTCGTCGCGGCGGTCCAGGCGGCCAACGAGAACGCGCAGGCGCTGCAGCAGGAGAAGCTGGGCCCGCTGGCCCAGGGCCTCGGCGGCGGTGGCGGCATCCCGGGGCTTCCCTTCTAA
- a CDS encoding SLATT domain-containing protein, whose amino-acid sequence MSQPEMQPEGVPPETPEGQGSGGSGGTPSGGVPTGDLTGRAFPLGDWGDPAGRLDELYRWVERGALNTAEWYLTDRGRKRRAARLLRVGAALGAVGAGVLPLLDLARAGGAGTTGGLAGWGFVSLLVGVACVGCDRFFGLTSGWMRDVATAQAVQRRLQVLQFDWASESVREVLGPTEGTAGEAAERCLGVLRRFTDDITELVRAETSDWMVEFRAGPVPLAMQAIVPGGAPREAPASPGRFPLPPGARPNMPRQRPPEPR is encoded by the coding sequence GTGAGCCAGCCTGAGATGCAGCCCGAGGGGGTGCCCCCCGAGACCCCCGAGGGGCAGGGGTCCGGGGGCTCGGGGGGCACCCCCTCGGGGGGCGTTCCCACGGGGGATTTGACCGGGCGTGCCTTCCCGCTCGGCGACTGGGGCGACCCCGCCGGGCGGCTCGACGAGCTCTACCGCTGGGTGGAGCGGGGCGCCCTGAACACCGCCGAGTGGTACCTCACCGACCGCGGCAGGAAGCGGCGCGCGGCGCGCCTGCTGCGCGTGGGCGCCGCCCTGGGCGCCGTGGGCGCCGGAGTGCTGCCGCTGCTCGATCTGGCGCGTGCGGGGGGCGCGGGGACCACCGGCGGTCTCGCCGGGTGGGGGTTCGTGTCGCTGCTCGTCGGGGTCGCCTGCGTGGGGTGCGACCGGTTCTTCGGGCTCACGTCCGGGTGGATGCGGGACGTGGCGACCGCGCAGGCCGTGCAGCGGCGGCTCCAGGTACTTCAATTCGACTGGGCTTCCGAAAGTGTGCGGGAAGTTCTCGGGCCCACCGAGGGGACCGCCGGGGAAGCCGCCGAGCGGTGCCTCGGGGTGCTGCGGAGGTTCACCGACGACATCACCGAGCTCGTGCGCGCGGAGACCTCCGACTGGATGGTCGAGTTCCGGGCCGGGCCCGTGCCGCTCGCCATGCAGGCGATCGTGCCGGGCGGGGCGCCGCGCGAGGCGCCCGCCTCCCCCGGACGGTTTCCGCTGCCGCCCGGGGCCCGGCCGAACATGCCGCGGCAGCGGCCGCCCGAGCCCCGGTGA
- a CDS encoding dihydrofolate reductase family protein has product MSRQQERQQLLKVQNFMLSQDGFGTGEGQSLERPFGHADPREMSAWAVATASWPNRTDPGGTRGLDDYFTRDFSHNIGAEIMGRNKFGPQRGPWQDHEWRGWWGDEPPFHTPVFVMTHHERPSFTLSDTTFHFVAGDPATVLERAKEAAQGKDVRLGGGPTIVREFLEAGLVDTLHVAVVGQMKLGAGVRLWNSPEDLTDRYHLEVVPSPSGVTHHLFWRR; this is encoded by the coding sequence ATGAGCCGGCAACAGGAACGGCAGCAGCTGCTGAAGGTCCAGAATTTCATGCTGTCGCAGGACGGCTTCGGCACCGGTGAGGGCCAGAGCCTGGAGCGGCCGTTCGGCCACGCCGATCCCCGGGAGATGTCCGCCTGGGCCGTCGCGACGGCGAGCTGGCCGAACCGCACGGATCCCGGCGGAACCCGCGGCCTCGACGACTACTTCACCCGCGACTTCAGCCACAACATCGGCGCCGAGATCATGGGCCGCAACAAGTTCGGCCCGCAGCGCGGCCCCTGGCAGGACCACGAGTGGCGCGGCTGGTGGGGCGACGAGCCCCCCTTCCACACGCCCGTCTTCGTCATGACCCACCACGAACGCCCGTCCTTCACGCTCTCCGACACCACGTTCCACTTCGTCGCGGGCGACCCGGCGACCGTCCTGGAGCGGGCGAAGGAGGCGGCGCAGGGCAAGGACGTCCGGCTCGGCGGCGGTCCCACGATCGTCCGCGAGTTCCTGGAGGCGGGCCTGGTGGACACGCTGCACGTGGCGGTCGTGGGGCAGATGAAACTCGGGGCGGGGGTGCGGCTCTGGAACTCGCCCGAGGACCTGACCGACCGCTACCACCTGGAGGTCGTGCCGAGCCCGAGCGGAGTGACGCACCACTTGTTCTGGCGCAGGTAG
- a CDS encoding dolichyl-phosphate beta-glucosyltransferase, whose product MSVDLSVVVPAYNEEQRLGPTLDALRDHLETTCRGAWELIVVDDGSTDRTAEIAAEASAADPRVQLVRGDRNRGKGHALRLGVLASYGSRVLVTDADLAAPIEELDHLDKALTDGHAAAIGSRARPGATIDTHQHRLRELLGRTGNFLIRSVAVPGIRDTQCGFKLFDGDRAREAFAASRLHGWGIDVEILQYFRRAGWPVAEVPVRWSHQEGSKVRPLDYVKVLAELTTLKARTVRRADVVVALLFLALSVFLYSSRWVAPAHRYIPDSLQDQNQWEWFFAVTADNVRHLNNPLFTTLQNVPDGVNLMANTVMLGLSVPLAPVTWLLGPAVALNVAMTGGLAATAVSWYALIRRRLVPHRGAAAVGAAVAAFAPPMVSHANAHPNFIVLFMIPLIIERALRLCEGTRVVRNGVVLGLYTTYQIFLGEEPLLLAALGMLLFALAYAAVRRDVARAAWRPLARGLAIALAVTIPLVAFPLHWQFFGPQSYQSVLHGDNVGNSPLAFFSFAERSLAGSHETADHLAMNPTEQNAFFGWPLAALAFAIVVRLWERTVVKALAFTVLAAALLSLGPKFRIPLTDVVLPGPWAALSGRPLFESVIESRVAMVCAPALGMLLALALVQLLRAPRRAHRFAGVAAVALALLPVFPAPLKAVDRVDVPPFIAQGTWRTYLGEGETLVPVPVPDPANAEGLHWQVDADLGFRIPGGYFNGPWGPDRVGIYGPSPRNTSNLLRDVRSSGRVPEVTPAWREAVRQDLEFWKAGLLVLAPQQNDGELRTTVDALLGRPGKWVDGVWIWDLRKGS is encoded by the coding sequence ATGAGCGTGGACCTGTCCGTCGTCGTTCCCGCCTACAACGAGGAGCAGCGCCTGGGCCCCACGCTCGACGCGCTCCGCGACCACCTCGAAACGACCTGCCGGGGCGCCTGGGAGCTGATCGTCGTCGACGACGGCTCCACCGACCGGACCGCGGAGATCGCCGCCGAGGCCTCCGCCGCGGACCCCCGCGTCCAGCTCGTGCGCGGCGACCGCAACCGGGGCAAGGGCCACGCGCTGCGGCTCGGCGTCCTCGCCTCGTACGGCAGCCGCGTCCTGGTCACCGACGCCGACCTCGCCGCGCCCATCGAGGAGCTCGACCACCTCGACAAGGCGCTCACCGACGGCCACGCGGCGGCGATCGGCTCCCGCGCCCGCCCCGGCGCGACGATCGACACCCACCAGCACCGGCTGCGCGAGCTCCTCGGCCGTACCGGCAACTTCCTCATACGGTCGGTCGCCGTCCCCGGAATCCGCGACACCCAGTGCGGCTTCAAGCTCTTCGACGGCGACCGGGCCCGTGAGGCGTTCGCCGCGTCCAGGCTGCACGGCTGGGGCATCGACGTCGAGATACTGCAGTACTTCAGGCGGGCGGGCTGGCCCGTCGCCGAGGTGCCCGTGCGCTGGTCCCACCAGGAGGGATCGAAGGTCCGTCCGCTGGACTACGTGAAGGTCCTCGCCGAGCTGACGACCCTCAAGGCCCGCACGGTCCGCCGGGCCGACGTCGTGGTCGCGCTCCTCTTCCTGGCCCTCTCGGTCTTCCTCTACTCGAGCCGCTGGGTGGCGCCCGCCCACCGCTACATCCCGGACTCGCTCCAGGACCAGAACCAGTGGGAGTGGTTCTTCGCGGTGACGGCGGACAACGTCCGCCACCTGAACAACCCCCTGTTCACGACCCTCCAGAACGTCCCGGACGGCGTGAACCTCATGGCCAACACGGTCATGCTGGGCCTGTCCGTGCCGCTCGCCCCCGTCACCTGGCTCCTCGGCCCCGCGGTCGCCCTGAACGTGGCGATGACGGGCGGCCTCGCCGCCACCGCCGTCAGCTGGTACGCGCTGATCCGCAGACGCCTCGTCCCGCACCGGGGCGCCGCCGCCGTCGGCGCGGCCGTCGCCGCGTTCGCGCCCCCGATGGTCAGCCACGCCAACGCCCACCCGAACTTCATCGTCCTCTTCATGATCCCGCTGATCATCGAGCGGGCGCTGCGGCTCTGCGAGGGCACGCGGGTCGTACGCAACGGCGTCGTCCTCGGGCTGTACACGACGTACCAGATCTTCCTCGGCGAGGAGCCGCTCCTCCTGGCGGCGCTCGGCATGCTGCTCTTCGCGCTCGCGTACGCGGCCGTGCGCCGGGACGTGGCACGCGCCGCGTGGCGCCCGCTCGCGCGCGGTCTCGCGATCGCCCTGGCCGTCACGATCCCGCTGGTGGCGTTCCCGCTCCACTGGCAGTTCTTCGGGCCGCAGAGCTACCAGAGCGTCCTGCACGGCGACAACGTGGGCAACAGTCCGCTCGCCTTCTTCTCCTTCGCGGAGCGCTCGCTCGCGGGCAGCCACGAGACCGCCGACCACCTCGCCATGAACCCGACCGAGCAGAACGCCTTCTTCGGCTGGCCGCTCGCCGCCCTGGCCTTCGCGATCGTCGTACGCCTCTGGGAGCGCACGGTCGTCAAGGCGCTGGCGTTCACCGTGCTCGCGGCCGCGCTGCTCTCGCTCGGGCCGAAGTTCCGGATTCCGCTGACGGACGTGGTCCTTCCTGGCCCGTGGGCGGCGCTTTCCGGCCGACCTCTCTTCGAGTCCGTCATCGAGTCGCGGGTGGCGATGGTGTGCGCCCCGGCGCTCGGCATGCTGCTCGCGCTGGCGCTCGTACAACTGCTGCGCGCTCCGCGGCGCGCGCATCGGTTCGCGGGGGTGGCGGCCGTCGCCCTCGCCCTCCTGCCGGTCTTCCCGGCGCCGCTGAAGGCCGTGGACCGGGTCGACGTGCCGCCGTTCATCGCGCAGGGCACCTGGCGGACCTATCTGGGCGAGGGCGAGACCCTCGTCCCGGTGCCGGTCCCCGACCCCGCCAACGCGGAGGGCCTGCACTGGCAGGTCGACGCCGACCTGGGCTTCCGCATCCCCGGCGGCTACTTCAACGGCCCCTGGGGCCCGGACCGCGTCGGCATCTACGGCCCCTCGCCCCGCAACACCTCCAACCTCCTGCGCGACGTCCGCTCCTCGGGCCGCGTCCCCGAGGTCACCCCCGCCTGGCGCGAGGCGGTCCGCCAGGACCTGGAGTTCTGGAAGGCGGGCCTCCTCGTGCTGGCGCCGCAGCAGAACGACGGAGAACTGCGCACGACCGTGGACGCGCTTCTGGGCCGTCCCGGAAAGTGGGTGGACGGCGTATGGATATGGGACCTGCGCAAGGGCAGTTAG
- a CDS encoding GntR family transcriptional regulator encodes MPGTDGPAVIRSTLRQQIADALRDEVLAGRLEPGQEFTVKEIAEQYGVSATPVREALVNLTAQGLLDADQHRGFRVHEHTLDDYRGMLEARGLIADGIFRDLVAHRARRDTADALFSVRRRGEEAARAACAGDLTVLIGYDLRFWRELSALFGNAYLSDFLHRLRVKSWVCAVTHLRRWSDINGGDLRGLLWSRHTELVDALVRDDPEAAHGIVREYNAHSLALIERLAAA; translated from the coding sequence ATGCCCGGCACCGACGGCCCCGCCGTCATCCGCAGCACTCTGCGCCAGCAAATAGCCGACGCCCTCCGCGACGAGGTCCTGGCCGGCAGGCTGGAGCCGGGCCAGGAGTTCACGGTCAAGGAGATCGCCGAGCAGTACGGCGTCTCCGCGACCCCCGTCCGCGAGGCGCTCGTGAACCTCACCGCGCAGGGCCTCCTCGACGCCGACCAGCACCGCGGCTTCCGCGTCCACGAGCACACCCTGGACGACTACCGCGGCATGCTGGAGGCCCGCGGCCTGATCGCCGACGGCATCTTCCGCGACCTCGTGGCCCACCGCGCCCGCCGGGACACCGCCGACGCCCTGTTCTCCGTGCGCCGCCGCGGCGAGGAGGCCGCCCGCGCCGCCTGCGCGGGCGACCTGACGGTCCTCATCGGCTACGACCTCCGCTTCTGGCGCGAGCTCAGCGCCCTCTTCGGCAACGCCTACCTCTCCGACTTCCTGCACCGCCTGCGCGTGAAGTCCTGGGTCTGCGCCGTCACCCACCTCCGCCGCTGGAGCGACATCAACGGCGGTGACCTGCGCGGCCTGCTCTGGTCCCGGCACACCGAGCTCGTGGACGCCCTGGTGCGCGACGATCCGGAGGCGGCGCACGGGATCGTCAGGGAGTACAACGCGCACTCCCTGGCCCTGATCGAGCGGCTGGCCGCTGCATGA
- a CDS encoding aspartate aminotransferase family protein, whose protein sequence is MTPQPNPQVGAAVKAADRAHVFHSWSAQELIDPPAIAGAEGAYFWDYDGNRYLDFTSGLVYTNIGYQHPKVVAAIQEQAATMTTFAPAFAVEARSEAARLIAERTPGDLDKIFFTNAGADAVEHATRMARLHTGRPKVLAAYRGYHGGTHQAINLTGDPRRWASDTGTAGVVRFWAPFLYRSRFYAETEAQECERALQHLEDTIVFEGPQTIAAIILETVPGTAGIMIPPPGYLAGVRALCDKYGIVFILDEVMAGFGRTGEWFAADLFDVTPDLLTFAKGVNSGYVPLGGVAISGEIAETFARRPYPGGLTYSGHPLACAAAVATINVMAEEGIVDHAADLGARVIEPGLRALAERHPSVGEVRGVGMFWALELVKDRETREPLVPYNATGEANAPMAAFGAAAKKQGLWPFINMNRTHVVPACNITETEAKEGLAALDVALSVADEHTV, encoded by the coding sequence ATGACCCCTCAGCCGAATCCCCAGGTCGGCGCCGCCGTGAAGGCCGCGGACCGCGCACACGTCTTCCACTCCTGGTCCGCACAGGAGCTCATCGACCCGCCGGCCATCGCCGGCGCCGAGGGCGCCTACTTCTGGGACTACGACGGAAACCGCTACCTCGACTTCACCAGCGGCCTCGTCTACACCAACATCGGGTACCAGCACCCGAAGGTCGTCGCCGCCATCCAGGAGCAGGCGGCGACGATGACGACGTTCGCCCCCGCCTTCGCCGTGGAAGCCCGCTCCGAGGCCGCACGCCTCATCGCCGAGCGGACCCCCGGCGACCTGGACAAGATCTTCTTCACGAACGCCGGCGCCGACGCGGTCGAGCACGCCACCCGGATGGCCCGTCTGCACACGGGCCGCCCCAAGGTGCTCGCCGCCTACCGCGGCTACCACGGCGGCACCCACCAGGCCATCAACCTCACCGGCGACCCGCGCCGCTGGGCGTCCGACACCGGCACGGCGGGCGTCGTCCGCTTCTGGGCGCCGTTCCTGTACCGCTCCCGCTTCTACGCGGAGACGGAAGCGCAGGAGTGCGAGCGCGCCCTCCAGCACCTGGAGGACACGATCGTCTTCGAGGGTCCGCAGACCATCGCCGCGATCATTCTGGAGACCGTGCCCGGCACCGCCGGGATCATGATCCCGCCGCCCGGCTACCTCGCGGGCGTGCGCGCGCTCTGCGACAAGTACGGCATCGTCTTCATCCTCGACGAGGTCATGGCCGGCTTCGGCCGCACCGGCGAGTGGTTCGCCGCGGACCTGTTCGACGTCACGCCGGACCTGCTGACCTTCGCGAAGGGCGTGAACTCCGGATACGTGCCGCTCGGCGGCGTCGCCATCTCCGGCGAGATCGCGGAGACCTTCGCCAGGCGCCCCTACCCGGGCGGCCTCACGTACTCGGGCCACCCCCTGGCCTGCGCCGCCGCCGTCGCCACGATCAACGTCATGGCGGAGGAGGGCATCGTCGACCACGCGGCGGACCTCGGCGCGAGGGTCATCGAGCCGGGCCTGCGCGCGCTCGCCGAGCGCCACCCGTCGGTCGGCGAGGTGCGCGGCGTCGGCATGTTCTGGGCGCTGGAGCTCGTGAAGGACCGCGAGACGCGCGAGCCGCTCGTGCCCTACAACGCCACCGGCGAGGCGAACGCCCCGATGGCCGCGTTCGGCGCCGCCGCGAAGAAGCAGGGCCTGTGGCCGTTCATCAACATGAACCGCACCCACGTGGTCCCCGCGTGCAACATCACGGAGACGGAGGCGAAGGAGGGCCTCGCGGCCCTGGACGTGGCCCTGTCCGTGGCGGACGAACACACCGTGTAG